One region of Chryseobacterium sp. C-71 genomic DNA includes:
- a CDS encoding TIM barrel protein, with the protein MIIGKDIIEQHNKNEVENFNSDFDFLQNKLTKSGADVAEIVNKIADFQVAIPSWALGAGGTRFGRFSYGGEPAVLEQKLDDVGLLHALTHSAGAVSLHIPWDIPSDVSALKESAASHGLIFDAMNSNTFQDQSDAKHSYKFGSLNSVNEDSRAYAVEHNKEVIRIGKELGSKSLTVWLADGASFPGQLNFQTALSNTEKSLKEIYAGMPEDWKLFIEYKPYEPNFYSTTIQDWGTSFMLANACGERAFTLVDLGHHLPNTNIEQIVATLMYKGKLGGFHFNDSKYGDDDLTVGSIKPYALFLIFNELVYGMENNANNPYPAWMIDASHNIKDPLEDLLQSLEAILIAYAQALLVDQKALKEAQLNNDVVAAQDILQNAYRTDVRPLLKAARLQTGAALDPIAAYRSLKVRETLISERGWAKATGL; encoded by the coding sequence ATGATTATAGGAAAAGATATCATTGAACAACACAATAAAAACGAAGTCGAAAACTTTAATTCAGACTTTGATTTTCTACAAAATAAATTAACAAAATCAGGTGCAGACGTTGCTGAAATTGTTAACAAAATCGCTGATTTCCAAGTGGCAATTCCAAGCTGGGCTTTAGGCGCTGGCGGAACCCGTTTCGGAAGATTTTCTTACGGTGGCGAACCAGCAGTTTTGGAACAGAAATTAGATGATGTTGGACTGCTTCACGCACTGACTCATTCTGCCGGAGCGGTTTCCCTTCACATTCCATGGGATATTCCAAGTGATGTAAGTGCTTTGAAAGAAAGCGCAGCGTCTCACGGATTGATCTTTGATGCGATGAATTCAAACACATTTCAGGATCAGTCGGATGCAAAACATTCGTACAAATTCGGTTCTTTAAATTCTGTAAACGAAGATTCAAGAGCTTACGCTGTTGAACACAATAAAGAAGTAATCAGAATCGGAAAAGAATTAGGCTCAAAAAGCTTAACCGTTTGGTTGGCTGACGGAGCTAGTTTTCCTGGGCAGTTAAACTTTCAGACGGCTTTATCAAACACTGAGAAAAGTTTAAAAGAAATCTACGCAGGAATGCCCGAAGATTGGAAATTGTTCATCGAGTATAAACCTTACGAACCGAATTTCTATTCAACAACCATTCAGGATTGGGGAACTTCTTTCATGCTGGCAAACGCTTGCGGTGAAAGAGCCTTCACATTGGTTGACCTTGGACATCATTTACCGAACACCAATATTGAGCAGATCGTTGCAACCTTGATGTACAAAGGAAAATTAGGTGGTTTCCACTTCAACGACAGCAAATATGGAGATGATGATTTGACGGTAGGTTCTATTAAACCTTATGCTTTATTCTTGATCTTCAACGAATTGGTGTACGGAATGGAAAACAACGCCAACAATCCTTATCCAGCTTGGATGATCGATGCAAGTCACAATATCAAAGATCCTTTGGAAGATTTATTACAGTCCTTAGAAGCTATTTTAATTGCTTATGCTCAGGCACTTCTAGTTGATCAGAAAGCTTTAAAAGAAGCACAACTGAACAATGATGTTGTTGCTGCTCAGGATATTTTGCAGAATGCATACAGAACAGATGTTCGTCCGTTGTTGAAAGCGGCAAGATTACAGACTGGTGCGGCTTTGGATCCGATCGCAGCTTATAGAAGTTTAAAGGTGAGAGAAACCTTGATTTCTGAGAGAGGCTGGGCAAAAGCAACCGGATTGTAA
- a CDS encoding bifunctional aldolase/short-chain dehydrogenase yields MENVKTFKYVDYLWDESKAASLGDDQVALFLYRSNILGADLRITNYGGGNTSCKTIEKDPLTNEEVEVMWVKGSGGDIGTLTRKGIAGLYTERLRNLKNVYGGLADEDRMVGLFDHCIFDLESKAPSIDTPLHGLLPFKHIDHLHPDALIAVAAAKDSEAITKEIWGDTMGWVPWQRPGFDLGLQLEKCLADNPGIRGIVLGSHGLFTWGETSYECYMNSLEVIEMASEYIAKKIEENGQVFGGQKVESLPADERKNKAAQIMPLLRGLASSENRMVGHFTDSDVVLEYINSNDLERLAPLGTSCPDHFLRTKIQPLVLTLDKNEDLSDSKAILEKLNPLFEQYRQEYKEYYETCKHPNSPAMRDPNPVIIIYPGVGMFSFSKDKQTTRVANEFYVNAINVMRGAEAISEYTSLPRQEAFDIEYWLLEEAKLQRMPKEKPLSRKIAIVTGAGGGIGQAIADKMVQEGAVVVFTDLNKEAAESVTAKYSKDQAIAVQCDVTSEEGIAEAFKQTILAFGGVDIIVHSAGLAISKSLEDTTTKDWELLENVLVKGQFLMAKSGTEIMKKQNLGGDIVNIASKNGLVAGPNNVAYGTAKAAQQHMTRLLAAELAADKIRVNVVNPDGVIVGSKIWEGSWAEGRAKANGISVEELPAFYAKRNLLNEIILPEDIANGVFACVAILDKTTGNIINVDGGMANAFPR; encoded by the coding sequence ATGGAAAACGTAAAAACATTTAAATACGTAGATTATTTATGGGACGAAAGTAAGGCGGCTTCTCTTGGAGATGATCAGGTTGCTTTATTTTTATACCGTTCAAACATATTAGGTGCAGATCTTAGAATTACTAATTATGGTGGTGGTAACACAAGTTGCAAAACAATCGAAAAAGACCCATTGACCAACGAAGAAGTTGAGGTAATGTGGGTGAAAGGTTCAGGTGGTGACATCGGAACTTTGACAAGAAAAGGAATCGCCGGATTATATACGGAAAGACTGAGAAATCTTAAAAATGTTTACGGAGGTTTAGCAGACGAAGACAGAATGGTAGGGTTATTTGACCACTGTATTTTCGATCTGGAAAGCAAAGCTCCTTCTATTGATACACCTCTTCATGGTTTACTTCCATTCAAACATATCGATCACCTTCATCCGGATGCTTTAATTGCCGTTGCTGCGGCAAAAGACAGCGAGGCAATCACCAAAGAAATCTGGGGAGATACAATGGGCTGGGTTCCATGGCAGCGTCCCGGTTTTGATTTAGGTTTACAGTTAGAAAAATGTTTAGCTGACAATCCTGGAATAAGAGGAATTGTTTTAGGCAGCCACGGTTTATTCACTTGGGGAGAAACTTCTTACGAATGTTACATGAACAGTTTAGAAGTTATCGAAATGGCTTCTGAATATATCGCTAAGAAAATCGAAGAAAACGGACAGGTTTTTGGCGGACAAAAAGTAGAATCTCTACCTGCTGACGAACGTAAAAACAAAGCTGCTCAGATCATGCCTTTGCTAAGAGGTTTAGCCTCTTCTGAAAACAGAATGGTAGGTCATTTTACTGACAGCGATGTCGTTCTAGAATATATTAATAGTAATGATCTTGAGCGTTTGGCTCCGCTTGGAACTTCTTGCCCGGATCACTTCTTGAGAACAAAGATTCAGCCTTTGGTGTTGACTTTAGATAAAAATGAAGATTTGTCTGATTCTAAAGCTATTTTAGAAAAATTAAATCCGCTTTTCGAACAATACAGACAAGAATACAAAGAATATTACGAAACTTGTAAGCATCCAAACAGCCCAGCAATGCGTGACCCGAATCCGGTAATCATCATTTATCCTGGAGTTGGAATGTTCAGTTTCTCAAAAGATAAGCAGACAACTCGTGTTGCCAATGAATTTTATGTGAATGCAATCAACGTAATGCGTGGTGCAGAAGCGATTTCTGAATACACTTCTCTACCAAGACAGGAAGCATTCGACATCGAATATTGGTTGTTGGAAGAAGCAAAATTGCAGAGAATGCCAAAAGAAAAACCGCTTTCAAGAAAAATTGCTATAGTAACCGGAGCAGGCGGTGGAATCGGACAGGCAATCGCTGATAAAATGGTTCAGGAAGGTGCTGTTGTAGTTTTTACAGACTTAAATAAAGAAGCTGCGGAATCTGTTACGGCAAAATACAGCAAAGATCAGGCAATTGCCGTTCAGTGCGATGTAACAAGCGAAGAAGGAATTGCAGAAGCTTTCAAGCAAACGATTTTAGCTTTCGGTGGAGTAGATATTATTGTACATTCTGCAGGTTTGGCTATTTCTAAATCTTTAGAAGATACAACAACCAAAGACTGGGAATTACTTGAAAATGTATTGGTAAAAGGTCAGTTTTTAATGGCTAAAAGCGGTACTGAAATCATGAAAAAGCAAAATTTAGGAGGAGACATCGTAAATATTGCAAGTAAAAACGGATTGGTTGCCGGACCGAACAACGTAGCGTACGGAACTGCAAAAGCCGCACAACAGCACATGACAAGATTATTAGCAGCAGAATTAGCAGCTGATAAAATCAGAGTTAATGTTGTAAATCCTGACGGTGTAATCGTTGGAAGCAAAATCTGGGAAGGTTCTTGGGCTGAAGGCCGTGCAAAAGCAAACGGAATTTCTGTAGAAGAATTACCGGCATTTTACGCAAAAAGAAATTTATTAAACGAAATTATCCTTCCTGAAGACATCGCAAACGGAGTTTTCGCTTGTGTAGCAATCTTAGATAAAACAACAGGAAATATCATCAATGTAGATGGCGGAATGGCAAATGCGTTCCCAAGATAA
- a CDS encoding FGGY-family carbohydrate kinase produces MSKKKVTIVFDIGKTNKKFFLFDKNYKEVVREYTELPLTTDEDGYPTEDLAALQNWIKDNFNAILDDENFEVKAINFSTYGASFVHLDQKGNVLTPLYNYTKPMDQEILDLFYEKHGSKLKIARETASPQTGMLNSGLQLFWLKYKHPEVFKKIRYSLHLPQYLSYLFTGICVSEFTSIGCHTNLWDYDKADYHDWVYEEEIDALLGPIVPTSASINTSYRNKKIKIGVGIHDSSSALLPYILSKKEPFLLLSTGTWSISLNPFNDESLTDEDIENNCLNYMRIDGKRVKASRFFMGNEYKIQVEKLCAYYGKEYGFHREVQFDQDLYLRLMKNKNIYFRFEGIILKRKMITATDLNSFATFEEAYHQLMIELMDLQIHTITNAIGNSEIKNIYIDGGFTDNDVFMKLMSHHFQHYNVMSTHSPLGSALGASMVISNKKIDETFLQQHYQMKVLQPLILNL; encoded by the coding sequence ATGTCCAAAAAAAAGGTAACCATCGTATTTGATATTGGAAAAACCAACAAAAAGTTTTTTTTATTTGATAAAAATTACAAAGAAGTTGTGCGTGAATATACCGAACTTCCCCTTACCACCGATGAAGATGGTTATCCTACAGAAGATCTTGCTGCACTCCAAAACTGGATCAAAGATAATTTCAATGCCATTCTCGATGATGAAAATTTTGAAGTAAAAGCCATCAATTTTTCTACGTACGGAGCGAGTTTTGTGCACCTAGATCAGAAAGGAAATGTTCTGACGCCGTTGTACAATTACACTAAACCGATGGATCAGGAAATTCTTGATCTCTTTTACGAAAAACATGGCAGTAAACTGAAAATTGCCCGCGAAACAGCATCTCCTCAAACCGGAATGCTGAACTCCGGACTGCAGTTATTCTGGTTAAAATACAAACATCCGGAAGTTTTTAAAAAAATCCGTTACAGCCTTCATTTACCTCAGTATTTATCATACTTATTCACCGGAATATGTGTTTCGGAATTTACTTCAATTGGCTGTCATACCAACTTGTGGGATTACGACAAAGCAGATTATCACGACTGGGTTTATGAAGAAGAAATCGATGCTTTATTGGGACCCATCGTTCCGACTTCTGCGAGCATCAACACTTCTTACAGAAACAAAAAAATTAAAATCGGCGTTGGAATTCACGACAGTTCTTCAGCGTTATTGCCTTATATTTTAAGTAAAAAAGAACCGTTTTTATTGCTTTCAACAGGAACTTGGAGTATTTCTTTGAATCCATTTAATGATGAAAGTTTAACGGATGAAGACATCGAAAACAACTGTTTAAATTACATGAGAATCGACGGCAAACGTGTGAAAGCATCCCGTTTTTTCATGGGGAATGAATACAAAATTCAGGTTGAAAAATTATGTGCTTACTACGGAAAAGAATATGGTTTCCACAGAGAAGTGCAGTTTGATCAGGATTTGTATCTGCGTTTAATGAAAAATAAAAATATCTATTTCCGTTTTGAAGGCATTATTTTAAAACGAAAAATGATTACCGCGACAGATTTAAATTCATTCGCAACCTTTGAAGAAGCATATCATCAACTGATGATTGAGTTGATGGATCTGCAGATTCATACCATCACAAATGCCATCGGAAATTCAGAAATCAAAAATATCTATATCGACGGAGGCTTTACAGACAATGATGTCTTTATGAAACTGATGTCGCATCATTTCCAACATTACAATGTGATGTCTACGCATTCTCCGTTGGGCTCTGCTTTAGGTGCATCGATGGTGATTTCAAACAAAAAAATCGACGAAACATTTTTACAGCAGCATTATCAGATGAAAGTGCTTCAGCCTTTAATCTTAAATTTGTAA
- a CDS encoding RagB/SusD family nutrient uptake outer membrane protein produces the protein MKNIINKHTLIKGLIIIPSFFIASLSVTSCSEDFLDQPSTNTSDTESVFQSLETADIYVQGCYRGIVPTEMYYQLGAGDTVVHSAEDGTTNNSKYNICNYFYDAKTPYTLTGVYSVMYASIERTNIAISGLSKLPESTKRNALLAEVKALRAFCYYNLIRVYGDVPAVWVPLVEADPNDPNTLYPKRSSRDGIYDRIIADMQETVNDLPTTGTTERLKKASGNALLARIALYAAGYSLRWDLNTGAAGTMSRRPDNARVQQLYQIADAAAAAVINGGTNTLVQAQGGKSGFEAMWFNFCQRKYGVSDPEMLWHIAEYGPNTNSAFGVYAMEGSRGGTYGSRKALQFILPTYYLSFRPGDTRRDVSCTSYSVYFLNTGAATDTWVNAGTTFSCILPGKFRMGWGVAPQSASERNLNIPIIRYADVLLMYAETQNYLNGGPTAAASAALMQVRTRAGIGSFAAPSGQQAFDDALVQERKWEFAGEFNLRTDLIRMNRIASEINATKQAMKNLSNRTGLYASTPIYRLYKLQKNAQIYGDPILQVPYVDLTNPAQIAAVQAVPTTAAGYAAYQTTLRGIATANGLTVANDDKFYPTNMFQAYTSTFNGNARKAAGFVGGFNQLQIGAIIYTKPTGAFENGGVYPDWIEGNGDGLFYGFVPNKTELLPFASASAGHPMIDNPNLTQLPGY, from the coding sequence ATGAAAAATATAATTAATAAACACACACTTATAAAGGGCTTAATAATAATTCCATCATTCTTTATCGCCTCGTTGAGTGTAACTTCATGCAGTGAAGATTTCTTGGATCAGCCATCTACTAATACATCTGATACAGAATCAGTGTTTCAAAGTTTGGAAACTGCAGACATTTATGTTCAAGGCTGTTATAGAGGCATAGTTCCAACAGAGATGTATTATCAGTTAGGAGCGGGTGATACAGTGGTTCACTCTGCAGAAGACGGTACCACAAATAATTCCAAATACAATATTTGTAATTATTTTTATGATGCAAAAACACCATACACCCTTACAGGGGTTTATTCAGTAATGTATGCATCTATAGAGAGAACGAATATTGCAATCAGCGGATTAAGTAAGCTGCCAGAAAGTACAAAACGTAATGCTTTATTAGCAGAAGTAAAAGCTCTCCGTGCATTTTGTTATTACAATTTGATAAGAGTTTATGGAGATGTGCCTGCAGTCTGGGTTCCATTAGTGGAAGCGGATCCTAATGATCCTAACACTTTATATCCAAAACGTTCGTCTCGTGATGGGATTTACGATCGTATTATCGCTGATATGCAGGAAACGGTAAATGATTTGCCGACTACCGGAACAACTGAACGTTTGAAAAAAGCGTCAGGCAATGCTTTGTTAGCTAGAATTGCTTTGTATGCAGCAGGATATTCTCTTCGTTGGGATCTGAATACCGGAGCAGCGGGAACAATGTCTCGTCGTCCTGACAATGCAAGAGTGCAGCAACTGTATCAAATTGCAGATGCCGCAGCAGCAGCTGTAATCAATGGGGGTACCAATACTTTAGTACAGGCTCAAGGAGGTAAAAGTGGTTTTGAAGCGATGTGGTTCAATTTCTGCCAGAGAAAATATGGAGTGAGTGATCCGGAAATGCTTTGGCACATTGCGGAATACGGACCTAATACAAACTCAGCCTTTGGTGTCTATGCAATGGAAGGTTCCAGAGGTGGTACGTATGGCTCACGTAAAGCATTACAGTTCATACTCCCAACTTATTATTTATCGTTCAGACCAGGTGACACACGTAGAGATGTTTCTTGTACATCTTACAGCGTCTATTTCCTAAATACTGGTGCAGCAACTGATACTTGGGTCAATGCAGGAACTACCTTCTCATGTATTTTACCAGGTAAATTCAGAATGGGATGGGGTGTAGCACCACAATCAGCAAGTGAGCGTAATTTAAACATTCCTATTATCAGGTATGCAGATGTTTTATTAATGTATGCGGAAACTCAAAATTATTTAAACGGAGGACCTACGGCTGCAGCATCTGCTGCTTTGATGCAGGTAAGAACCCGAGCTGGAATTGGCAGTTTTGCGGCACCATCAGGCCAGCAAGCATTCGACGATGCCCTTGTACAAGAGCGCAAATGGGAGTTTGCTGGAGAATTTAATCTCCGTACAGATCTGATAAGAATGAATCGCATAGCATCTGAAATAAATGCTACAAAACAAGCAATGAAAAACTTATCAAATCGTACCGGTTTGTATGCAAGTACCCCTATCTACCGTCTGTATAAACTTCAAAAAAATGCACAGATTTACGGAGATCCAATCTTGCAGGTACCTTATGTTGATTTGACAAACCCTGCTCAGATTGCAGCAGTTCAGGCAGTTCCTACTACTGCAGCTGGTTATGCAGCTTATCAGACAACTTTAAGAGGTATTGCAACTGCAAACGGATTAACAGTTGCAAACGATGATAAATTTTATCCAACCAATATGTTTCAGGCTTATACAAGTACCTTTAATGGGAATGCAAGAAAAGCTGCAGGATTTGTAGGAGGATTTAATCAACTTCAGATTGGTGCAATTATTTACACCAAACCAACAGGTGCTTTTGAAAATGGAGGAGTTTATCCTGATTGGATAGAAGGAAATGGTGATGGTCTTTTCTACGGATTTGTACCAAATAAAACAGAATTACTTCCTTTTGCATCTGCTTCTGCAGGTCACCCAATGATTGACAACCCGAATTTGACACAGCTTCCTGGGTATTAA
- a CDS encoding GntR family transcriptional regulator, producing the protein MAETLEININENSRVPKYKQIVDSILNGIDGGQIKIGEKIPSINELSESCFLSRDTVEKAYKELRKRQIIESVKGKGYYISRINKNDIINIFFLINKPSTYKMMIYNYFVNAIGTKGNVEMYIYHCDETLFINALKKNLGGFDYYVVMPHFRDEQSKHTSSTQEVLDIIEQIPKNKLLLLDNTKPNISGDYGSIFQDFEHDIYDALKEGLDKIKKYEKIILVYPDKSIHPYPFRIVRGFEQFCRDFKLDYEILDEIYPDMELQDKDIFITIRERDLVNLVKQIRQKNLKLGEDIGIISYNETPLKELLGITVITTDFKAMGESAAYMILKNKKEQVNNVFKFIQRESL; encoded by the coding sequence ATGGCCGAAACATTAGAAATCAACATCAATGAAAACTCCAGAGTTCCGAAATACAAGCAGATTGTAGATTCTATTCTGAACGGAATTGATGGAGGGCAAATAAAAATCGGAGAAAAAATTCCGTCAATCAATGAACTCAGCGAATCCTGTTTTCTCTCCAGAGATACTGTAGAAAAGGCTTACAAAGAGCTTCGCAAAAGGCAGATCATTGAATCCGTAAAGGGTAAAGGCTACTATATTTCCCGTATCAACAAGAACGACATCATCAATATTTTCTTTCTGATCAACAAGCCGAGTACTTATAAAATGATGATTTACAATTATTTCGTCAATGCAATCGGTACCAAAGGCAATGTGGAGATGTATATCTATCACTGCGACGAAACGCTTTTTATCAATGCTTTGAAAAAAAATCTTGGTGGTTTTGATTATTATGTTGTGATGCCGCATTTCCGTGATGAGCAGTCGAAACATACAAGTTCAACGCAGGAAGTTTTAGACATTATCGAACAGATCCCGAAGAATAAATTATTGCTTTTAGACAATACAAAACCCAATATTTCAGGGGATTACGGTTCTATTTTCCAGGATTTTGAGCATGATATTTATGATGCTTTAAAGGAAGGTTTAGATAAAATTAAAAAATATGAAAAGATCATTTTGGTTTATCCAGATAAATCGATTCATCCCTACCCTTTCCGTATTGTGCGTGGTTTTGAGCAGTTTTGCAGGGATTTTAAACTCGACTATGAAATTTTGGATGAAATTTATCCCGACATGGAATTGCAGGACAAAGATATTTTCATCACGATTCGTGAGCGTGATCTGGTGAATCTGGTGAAACAAATCCGTCAGAAAAATCTGAAATTAGGTGAAGACATCGGAATTATTTCCTACAACGAAACTCCTTTGAAAGAATTGCTGGGAATTACCGTGATTACAACTGATTTTAAGGCGATGGGCGAATCTGCTGCGTATATGATTTTGAAGAACAAGAAGGAGCAGGTGAATAATGTTTTTAAATTTATTCAAAGGGAATCTTTATAG
- a CDS encoding alpha-hydroxy acid oxidase: MSFPFDTNYASLELLIEKAKKKMPRFAFEYLDGGCNENINRDRNTSELRDVLLRPQYLNNNYTEANMETELFGVKYSAPFGISPVGLQGLMWPNAPEILAKAAFKHNIPFILSTVTTSSIERIAELTEGKAWYQLYHPREEWLRDDILDRCEASGYDVLCVLSDVPTFGYRAKEIRNGLAMPPQLNFRNVTQALSRPDWCFEMLKHGIPSFKTMEKYMDKNMNVKQLGQFMNSTFSGRLNSDRIKAIRDKWKGKLVIKGVASDEDAAEAVRLGFDGMIISNHGGRQLDAGESTIAVVKEISEKYKGQIKIMMDSGVRTGPDVARALSCGAEFTFMGRTFMYAVGALGDKGGDHIIEMLKMQFRQVMEQVCCDTPEDLQNFRVK, encoded by the coding sequence ATGTCCTTTCCATTTGATACCAATTACGCTTCCCTCGAATTGCTGATCGAAAAAGCAAAAAAGAAAATGCCCCGATTCGCTTTCGAATATCTCGATGGCGGCTGTAACGAAAATATCAACCGCGACAGAAATACAAGTGAATTGAGAGATGTTCTCCTTCGTCCGCAATATTTAAACAACAACTATACGGAGGCCAATATGGAAACGGAATTATTCGGTGTGAAATATTCTGCACCGTTCGGAATTTCTCCGGTTGGTTTACAAGGATTGATGTGGCCGAATGCTCCGGAAATTTTAGCGAAAGCAGCTTTTAAGCATAATATTCCTTTTATTTTAAGTACGGTTACCACAAGCAGTATCGAAAGAATTGCAGAATTGACCGAGGGAAAAGCTTGGTATCAACTTTATCATCCGAGAGAAGAGTGGCTAAGAGACGATATTCTTGACCGTTGTGAAGCTTCAGGTTACGATGTTTTGTGCGTTTTATCTGATGTTCCGACTTTTGGATACAGAGCAAAAGAAATCAGAAACGGTTTGGCAATGCCCCCACAACTGAATTTCAGAAATGTTACGCAGGCTTTATCAAGACCAGATTGGTGTTTTGAAATGTTGAAACATGGTATTCCAAGTTTTAAAACGATGGAAAAATACATGGATAAAAACATGAACGTGAAACAGTTGGGTCAGTTTATGAACTCTACTTTTTCCGGAAGATTAAATTCAGACAGAATTAAAGCCATCCGTGATAAATGGAAAGGAAAGTTGGTCATCAAAGGCGTGGCTTCCGATGAAGATGCTGCAGAAGCAGTACGTTTAGGTTTCGACGGAATGATTATTTCTAATCACGGCGGAAGACAACTTGATGCCGGAGAATCAACGATTGCCGTAGTGAAAGAAATTAGTGAAAAATACAAAGGTCAGATTAAAATTATGATGGACAGCGGCGTAAGAACCGGTCCGGACGTTGCCCGTGCTTTGAGCTGTGGTGCAGAATTCACCTTTATGGGTAGAACATTTATGTATGCCGTTGGAGCTCTTGGCGATAAAGGCGGCGATCATATTATAGAAATGCTTAAAATGCAGTTCAGACAGGTGATGGAGCAGGTTTGCTGTGATACGCCGGAGGATTTGCAGAATTTTAGGGTGAAGTGA
- a CDS encoding nuclear transport factor 2 family protein, translated as MIKKIIFAMSFLVVITVFGQKKNDTPAVTDAAEKLRLAMISGEKSALESLIVPELTYGHSGGHIDDAKEFVEKLVSKKSDFLTIEITNQNIQILGTTAIVRHHFYATTADLGKAPGDVTLDILLVWIKVKNDWKLLARQAVRSEKKK; from the coding sequence ATGATTAAAAAAATAATTTTCGCCATGAGTTTTTTAGTGGTAATCACTGTTTTCGGACAGAAAAAAAATGATACCCCAGCAGTAACAGATGCAGCAGAAAAACTGAGATTAGCAATGATCAGCGGTGAAAAATCAGCGTTAGAATCTTTAATTGTACCTGAACTGACTTATGGACATTCGGGAGGTCATATTGATGATGCTAAGGAATTTGTTGAAAAACTGGTCAGTAAAAAATCTGATTTTTTGACTATTGAGATTACTAATCAAAACATACAAATCTTAGGCACCACAGCAATTGTCCGTCATCATTTTTATGCGACGACTGCTGATTTGGGAAAAGCTCCGGGCGATGTGACTTTGGATATCTTATTGGTTTGGATAAAGGTTAAAAATGACTGGAAGTTGCTGGCGAGACAGGCGGTGAGATCTGAGAAGAAAAAGTAG